Proteins found in one candidate division TA06 bacterium genomic segment:
- the mrdA gene encoding penicillin-binding protein 2 has translation MANELGSRERVLSILALLALGFSALLFRAGYLQVVRHGHYARLSQQNRLRRLMIPAPRGLVFDCSGVLIAQSRPGFDLVLVTVNDWQASVSKAAALLGLDSLLLKNSVISQRRIFPKDPVVLVKDLSPEQVARIEENILNLPALRLEVESLRKVEYGPLASHLVGYTSSLGQSEYAKYRDQGYSYGDYIGKGGLELKYENYLKGVNGWDFIEVDARGRDLGTVSEAERIEPDPGSNITLTIDWRLEALAESLFTGDMIGAAVAIEPRTGRVLALVSRPNFDPNLFAAGIRADDWNRLVNDPSYPLWDRAIRSAYPPGSTFKVVTAAAALEESLITPETRMKASCHGSLVIGNRAFKCWKRGGHGSLELHGAIVNSCDVYFYQLGMLLKITGMAKWAKDLGFNSETGIDLPQENSGLIPDDAWYQKRLGKYAKTVGHSANMSIGQGEVMATPLQMASLYAALANGGVWCQPHLLLKVEDHAGKVMTGEVISKRRLPLSESTVSVIKQALYGAVNEPGHTGGAARIEGVRVCGKTGTAQNPHGKDHSWFVGFAPQDDPAITVAVLVENAGHGSEIAAPIAGKIMHRYLEIRGLLPQPGQTTAGTQ, from the coding sequence TTGGCAAATGAACTGGGAAGCAGGGAAAGGGTCCTTTCCATTCTGGCATTGCTGGCCCTGGGTTTTTCCGCCCTGCTGTTCAGGGCCGGATACCTGCAGGTGGTCAGGCACGGACATTACGCCAGGCTTTCCCAGCAGAACCGGCTGCGGAGGCTGATGATCCCGGCCCCCCGGGGACTGGTCTTTGACTGCAGCGGTGTGCTGATAGCCCAGAGCCGTCCTGGGTTCGATCTGGTGCTGGTGACCGTTAACGACTGGCAGGCCTCGGTCAGCAAGGCGGCCGCCCTGCTGGGGCTGGACAGCCTGCTGCTGAAAAACTCGGTGATCTCCCAGCGCCGGATATTTCCCAAGGACCCGGTGGTGCTGGTCAAGGATCTTTCTCCCGAACAGGTGGCCCGGATCGAGGAGAATATTCTGAACCTGCCGGCTTTGCGGCTGGAGGTGGAATCACTGCGCAAGGTTGAATACGGCCCCCTGGCAAGCCATCTGGTGGGATACACCTCGTCCCTGGGCCAGTCCGAGTACGCCAAATACCGGGACCAGGGCTACAGCTACGGCGATTACATCGGCAAGGGCGGACTGGAGCTTAAATACGAAAATTATCTGAAGGGGGTCAACGGCTGGGATTTCATCGAGGTCGACGCCAGGGGACGCGACCTGGGAACGGTGTCCGAAGCCGAAAGGATAGAGCCCGACCCCGGCAGCAACATAACCCTGACCATCGACTGGCGTCTGGAGGCCCTGGCGGAAAGCCTTTTTACCGGGGACATGATCGGGGCGGCGGTGGCCATAGAACCCCGGACCGGCCGGGTGCTGGCCCTGGTCAGCCGCCCCAACTTCGATCCCAACCTTTTTGCGGCCGGCATCCGGGCCGATGACTGGAACCGCCTGGTCAACGATCCCAGCTACCCCTTGTGGGACCGGGCCATCCGCAGCGCTTACCCGCCGGGCTCCACCTTCAAGGTGGTCACGGCCGCCGCGGCCCTGGAGGAATCGCTGATCACTCCGGAAACAAGGATGAAGGCCTCCTGTCATGGCAGCCTGGTGATAGGCAACCGGGCATTTAAATGCTGGAAAAGGGGGGGACACGGCTCGCTGGAACTGCACGGGGCCATAGTCAATTCCTGCGATGTTTATTTCTATCAATTGGGAATGCTGCTTAAGATAACCGGGATGGCCAAATGGGCTAAGGATCTGGGATTCAACTCTGAGACAGGAATCGACCTCCCTCAAGAGAATTCCGGTCTGATCCCGGATGATGCCTGGTATCAGAAGCGTCTGGGGAAATACGCAAAGACGGTGGGACATTCGGCCAACATGTCCATCGGCCAGGGCGAGGTGATGGCCACCCCGCTGCAGATGGCATCGCTATACGCGGCCCTGGCCAACGGGGGAGTGTGGTGCCAGCCCCATCTGCTTTTAAAGGTCGAGGATCATGCGGGAAAAGTGATGACCGGCGAGGTCATCAGCAAAAGGAGGCTGCCTCTTTCTGAAAGCACGGTGTCGGTCATAAAACAGGCGCTGTACGGGGCGGTCAACGAGCCCGGCCACACCGGGGGGGCCGCCCGGATAGAAGGGGTGAGGGTCTGCGGCAAGACCGGGACCGCCCAGAATCCCCACGGCAAGGACCATTCCTGGTTCGTGGGTTTTGCCCCCCAGGATGACCCGGCCATAACGGTGGCGGT